Proteins encoded within one genomic window of Thunnus maccoyii chromosome 22, fThuMac1.1, whole genome shotgun sequence:
- the LOC121889300 gene encoding glycoprotein hormone beta-5-like encodes MHLHPLSLSFLLLLVARAAVVCVAVTTSTLHSFRGCAVREFSFVAQKPGCKGLRITTEACWGRCHTWEKPVPDPPYIHRQHRVCTYSRTRHMTARLPGCQPNISSLYHYPMALHCHCAVCSTQDTECETF; translated from the exons ATGCATCTGCACCCCTTGTCCCTCTCATTCCTACTCCTCTTGGTTGCCCGGGCAGCCGTGGTGTGTGTTGCTGTGACGACCAGCACGCTCCACAGTTTCCGAGGCTGTGCGGTGCGAGAGTTCTCCTTTGTGGCCCAGAAGCCTGGCTGCAAGGGATTGCGTATCACCACGGAGGCCTGCTGGGGGCGCTGTCACACCTGGGAG AAACCTGTGCCGGATCCTCCCTACATCCACCGACAACACCGTGTGTGTACGTACAGTCGTACCCGTCACATGACCGCCCGCCTGCCGGGCTGCCAGCCCAACATTTCCTCTCTCTACCACTATCCCATGGCTCTGCACTGCCACTGTGCCGTCTGCTCCACGCAGGACACCGAGTGTGAGACCTTCTGA
- the gpha2 gene encoding glycoprotein hormone alpha-2, which yields MSLCMTSHLCLLVLPVMSLMLLFSPIGWSYENLTPGCHLYPFNVTIRSDRRGTCKGTHLVHACVGYCESSAFPSRYSVLVASNFTHNITSASRCCTISKDAKVKVRLDCPQGRHHDEIEILTARACRCDMCRKSRY from the exons ATGTCGCTGTGCATGACCTCACATCTCTGCCTGCTGGTCCTAccagtgatgtcactgatgcTGCTCTTCTCTCCAATTGGTTGGAGCTACGAGAACCTCACCCCTGGGTGTCACCTATATC ccttCAACGTGACCATCCGCAGTGACCGCCGTGGCACGTGTAAAGGCACCCACCTGGTCCACGCCTGCGTCGGCTATTGCGAGTCTAGCGCCTTCCCGTCCAGATACTCTGTACTGGTGGCCTCCAACTTTACCCACAACATCACCTCCGCTTCACGATGCTGCACCATCAGCAAGGACGCCAAG GTCAAAGTTCGCCTGGACTGCCCTCAAGGTCGTCACCATGACGAAATAGAGATCCTGACAGCGAGGGCGTGTCGTTGCGACATGTGCCGCAAGTCCCGCTACTGA